The following coding sequences are from one Rathayibacter sp. VKM Ac-2760 window:
- a CDS encoding NADP-dependent isocitrate dehydrogenase: MSKIKVEGTVVELDGDEMTRIIWQKIKDTLIHPYLDVNLEYYDLGMEYRDQTDDQVTIDAAHAIQKHGVGVKCATITPDEARVEEFGLKKMWKSPNGTIRNILGGVIFREPIIISNIPRLVPGWNKPIIIGRHAFGDQYRATDFVFKGKGTLTVEFTPDDGSEPMKFEVYKAPDDGIAQVQYNQDSSIRDFARSSLNYGLTRNYPVYLSTKNTILKAYDGRFKDIFEEIFETEFKERFEAAGLTYEHRLIDDMVASAMKWEGGYVWACKNYDGDVQSDTVAQGFGSLGLMTSVLSTPDGSVVEAEAAHGTVTRHYRQHQAGKPTSTNPIASIYAWTRGLAHRGKLDGNQELIDFSLTLEDVVIKTVESGKMTKDLALLVGPDQGWQTTEEFLNTLDENLKARMSA; this comes from the coding sequence ATGTCGAAGATCAAGGTTGAAGGAACCGTCGTCGAGCTCGACGGCGACGAGATGACGCGGATCATCTGGCAGAAGATCAAGGACACCCTGATCCACCCGTACCTCGACGTGAACCTCGAGTACTACGACCTCGGCATGGAGTACCGCGACCAGACGGACGACCAGGTCACCATCGACGCGGCGCACGCCATCCAGAAGCACGGCGTCGGCGTCAAGTGCGCGACGATCACGCCCGACGAGGCGCGCGTCGAGGAGTTCGGCCTGAAGAAGATGTGGAAGTCGCCGAACGGCACCATCCGCAACATCCTCGGCGGCGTCATCTTCCGCGAGCCGATCATCATCTCGAACATCCCGCGCCTGGTCCCCGGCTGGAACAAGCCGATCATCATCGGCCGCCACGCCTTCGGCGACCAGTACCGCGCCACCGACTTCGTCTTCAAGGGCAAGGGCACGCTCACCGTCGAGTTCACGCCCGACGACGGCTCCGAGCCGATGAAGTTCGAGGTCTACAAGGCCCCCGACGACGGCATCGCGCAGGTCCAGTACAACCAGGACTCGTCGATCCGCGACTTCGCCCGCTCCTCGCTCAACTACGGCCTGACCCGCAACTACCCGGTCTACCTCTCCACGAAGAACACGATCCTCAAGGCCTACGACGGCCGGTTCAAGGACATCTTCGAGGAGATCTTCGAGACCGAGTTCAAGGAGCGCTTCGAGGCCGCCGGCCTCACCTACGAGCACCGCCTCATCGACGACATGGTCGCCTCGGCCATGAAGTGGGAGGGCGGCTACGTCTGGGCCTGCAAGAACTACGACGGCGACGTCCAGTCCGACACCGTCGCGCAGGGCTTCGGCTCGCTCGGCCTGATGACCTCCGTGCTCTCCACGCCCGACGGCAGCGTCGTCGAGGCGGAGGCGGCGCACGGCACCGTCACGCGCCACTACCGCCAGCACCAGGCGGGCAAGCCCACCTCGACGAACCCGATCGCCTCGATCTACGCCTGGACGCGCGGCCTCGCGCACCGCGGCAAGCTCGACGGCAACCAGGAGCTCATCGACTTCTCGCTGACCCTCGAGGACGTCGTCATCAAGACGGTCGAGTCCGGCAAGATGACGAAGGACCTCGCGCTGCTCGTCGGCCCCGACCAGGGCTGGCAGACGACGGAGGAGTTCCTCAACACGCTCGACGAGAACCTCAAGGCGCGCATGTCGGCCTGA
- a CDS encoding LLM class flavin-dependent oxidoreductase, with product MREPNPDAAVGVMLPRDLPAAEVLPYARRAEALGFDELWVVEDLGFRGGIAQAGAVLAATERIVVGIGILPAAVRTAAFTAMELGTLAELFPGRVHAGIGHGMPGWMRGLGVWPKSPLTLLEEQFDAIRALLSDEEVTRDGRYVHVDGLRLESPPRVVPPLLAGVRGPRSLELAGRIADGAILAEPVAPEYLARAREQMGTPGRVVAYNVAAVADDAAAARAAVRPGLEWIGEPDWAPHLEPLPFAEEFARLRERSADRAAFVRDLPDEWVDRLAVVGTPETARARIDALHAAGAASAVLVPIGADAGAAMEQLARVL from the coding sequence ATGCGCGAACCGAATCCCGACGCCGCCGTCGGCGTCATGCTCCCCCGCGACCTCCCCGCCGCCGAGGTCCTCCCCTACGCCCGCCGCGCCGAGGCGCTCGGCTTCGACGAGCTCTGGGTCGTCGAAGACCTGGGCTTCCGCGGCGGCATCGCCCAGGCCGGGGCCGTGCTGGCCGCGACCGAGCGGATCGTCGTCGGCATCGGGATCCTGCCGGCCGCCGTCCGCACCGCCGCCTTCACCGCGATGGAGCTCGGCACGCTCGCCGAGCTCTTCCCCGGACGCGTCCACGCCGGGATCGGCCACGGCATGCCCGGCTGGATGCGGGGCCTCGGCGTCTGGCCGAAGAGCCCGCTGACGCTGCTGGAGGAGCAGTTCGACGCGATCCGCGCGCTGCTCTCGGACGAGGAGGTGACGCGGGACGGGCGCTACGTGCACGTGGACGGGCTGCGGCTCGAGTCGCCGCCGCGCGTCGTGCCGCCGCTGCTGGCCGGGGTCCGGGGCCCGCGCTCGCTCGAGCTCGCCGGCCGGATCGCCGACGGCGCGATCCTGGCCGAGCCGGTCGCTCCGGAGTACCTCGCCCGGGCCCGCGAGCAGATGGGGACGCCCGGCCGCGTCGTCGCCTACAACGTCGCGGCGGTCGCCGACGACGCCGCCGCCGCGCGCGCCGCCGTCCGCCCCGGCCTGGAGTGGATCGGCGAGCCGGATTGGGCGCCGCACCTCGAGCCGCTGCCCTTCGCGGAGGAGTTCGCCCGCCTGCGCGAGCGCAGCGCCGACCGCGCCGCCTTCGTCCGCGACCTGCCGGACGAGTGGGTCGACCGGCTCGCCGTCGTCGGGACTCCGGAGACGGCCCGCGCGCGGATCGACGCGCTGCACGCGGCCGGCGCGGCGAGCGCGGTGCTGGTGCCGATCGGCGCCGATGCGGGCGCGGCGATGGAGCAGCTGGCACGGGTGCTCTGA
- a CDS encoding MGMT family protein, with translation MSTRFEDGEADPADFVSAVLAVVDAIPPGRVMAYGEIAALLGTRAARAVGTVLARYGSDVAWWRVVRSGGAPAVGHEERARRHYEREGTPLVTTPSGYRVDVREARWTP, from the coding sequence CTGAGCACACGTTTCGAGGACGGAGAGGCGGACCCCGCCGACTTCGTCTCCGCGGTCCTCGCCGTCGTCGACGCGATCCCGCCCGGCCGCGTGATGGCCTACGGCGAGATCGCCGCGCTGCTCGGCACCCGCGCCGCCCGCGCGGTCGGCACCGTGCTCGCGCGCTACGGCTCCGACGTCGCCTGGTGGCGGGTCGTCCGCTCCGGAGGCGCTCCCGCCGTCGGGCACGAGGAGCGCGCCCGACGGCACTACGAGCGCGAGGGCACGCCGCTCGTCACGACGCCGAGCGGCTACCGGGTCGACGTCCGCGAGGCACGCTGGACGCCCTGA
- a CDS encoding S8 family serine peptidase, with protein sequence MPFPLLPRPGVRRAEQRLLAGLAVLGLAAAGAFTLSGASAAPLPGGDPVAAGLAPQQEFDDGDYVVTLVEPSAAVYEGTDARFARTAPEPGSQLQPDSSPVEDYSAHLEHRQEDVADAVDAEIGYHYSVALNGFSAVLTGDQARALAGRKDVAQVEKVEDFHLDLAEPPAAPIEADAAETPVPDSGQESSTSFLGLVGPGGVWEDVGGVDQAGAGVVVGVIDSGIAPENPSFAGAPLATAPGPAPFTEGDTVTYRKSDGGLFVGSCSPGLAASAQWQGDECNQKLIGARWFHEEGESAGSPDHPDYLSPRDGVGHGSHTASTAAGDAGVEATVDGRDYGTVSGVAPAAKIAAYKVCWNGPKDGIDDDHCSSTSILAAIEAAVADGVDVINYSIGGRAAESTFTAIDRAFLNAAAAGVFVAAAAGNTGPTASTLDHASPWYTTVGASSIPNHTATATLGDGRAFAGGSITVHGDVTGPLVNGADVTLAATTTSESCATGTLDPAKVAGTIVACTAGLSTRVSKSLEVHRAGGIGMLLLNPVPNGMHLDPHSVPSIQIDSGAYAAITAYAGTAGATVTLSAGDATGTSIPAPQVGGFSARGPAEADGADVLKPDVVAPGVGILAASLNAEGDRPAFAFQSGTSMASPHVAGLAALLLGVTPRASPSAVKSALMTTASDTVDQAGAPSQDVFAQGAGQVDPAGFLDPGLLYETGPRDWAAFLRGSGHDLEVLGSNSIDPSDLNQPSIAIGALDGTQTVTRTVTSTGPGSYTAALDVPGVDTVVSPSTLSFTAAGQTAEYTVSFSRTDAAFTRFATGYLIWTSDAQVVRTPVAVRPVLLEAQDEASGTGSAGSVSVAVRPGFTGALPLTPHGLTEGVLAKDPSSADGHSGTLAAGKRFATTIEIPPGTEFARFDLDGLDDEADIDLTVSRLVGGRPMLAAFSISPSADERVDLVAPQPGSYRVVLDAFDSGADPVATYDLRSFVIPKDGGAGSLSTTPTVIAAEVGQPTHYAVSWTGLTGPAKYLGRIGYADSEFATLLSVDVPAAAAPDPAGTATPSPTEGPTSPPTAEPSPVPTGGPTAEPTSPPTGEPSPVPTDGPTSLPTAAPSPVPTGEPTSLPTPEPSPVPTGGPTSLPTAEPAPDPTAEPSPVPTAEPTSLPTVEPTSLPTAEPTSPPAVEPTSPPAPGPTPAPTAGASVAPVAAPTAGPTDAPSAGPIALSDASPPSAGGSGAPARDPGGLPSTGWSGGLLGLGASVLIAVGAVLTGLRRRAIAQRRAASAE encoded by the coding sequence GTGCCCTTCCCCCTCCTCCCTCGTCCAGGTGTCCGCCGCGCGGAGCAGCGCCTCCTCGCCGGCCTCGCCGTCCTGGGCCTCGCCGCGGCCGGCGCCTTCACCCTCTCCGGCGCCTCGGCCGCGCCGCTCCCGGGCGGCGACCCGGTCGCCGCCGGACTCGCCCCGCAGCAGGAGTTCGACGACGGCGACTACGTCGTCACCCTCGTCGAGCCGTCGGCCGCGGTCTACGAGGGCACCGACGCCCGCTTCGCCCGCACCGCTCCCGAGCCCGGCTCGCAGCTGCAGCCCGACTCGTCGCCGGTGGAGGACTACTCCGCGCACCTCGAGCACCGTCAGGAGGACGTCGCCGACGCCGTCGACGCCGAGATCGGCTACCACTACTCGGTCGCGCTCAACGGCTTCTCCGCGGTCCTCACCGGCGATCAGGCGCGCGCACTCGCCGGTCGCAAGGACGTCGCGCAGGTGGAGAAGGTGGAGGACTTCCACCTCGATCTCGCCGAGCCCCCGGCAGCGCCGATCGAGGCCGACGCCGCGGAGACCCCCGTCCCCGACTCCGGTCAGGAGTCGTCGACGAGCTTCCTCGGCCTCGTGGGTCCCGGCGGGGTCTGGGAGGACGTCGGCGGCGTCGACCAGGCCGGCGCGGGAGTCGTCGTCGGAGTCATCGACTCCGGCATCGCACCGGAGAACCCCTCGTTCGCCGGTGCACCGCTGGCCACCGCACCGGGTCCGGCTCCCTTCACGGAGGGCGACACGGTGACCTACCGGAAGTCCGACGGCGGCCTCTTCGTCGGCTCGTGCTCGCCCGGCCTCGCCGCCTCGGCGCAGTGGCAGGGCGACGAGTGCAACCAGAAGCTCATCGGCGCCCGCTGGTTCCACGAGGAAGGCGAGTCGGCCGGCTCGCCGGACCATCCCGACTACCTGTCGCCGCGCGACGGGGTCGGACACGGCTCGCACACCGCGAGCACGGCCGCCGGCGACGCCGGCGTCGAGGCCACCGTCGACGGGCGCGACTACGGCACCGTCTCCGGCGTCGCGCCCGCCGCGAAGATCGCCGCGTACAAGGTCTGCTGGAACGGCCCGAAGGACGGCATCGACGACGACCACTGCTCGAGCACCAGCATCCTCGCGGCGATCGAGGCAGCGGTCGCCGACGGCGTCGACGTCATCAACTACTCGATCGGCGGCCGCGCGGCGGAGTCGACGTTCACCGCGATCGATCGGGCCTTCCTGAACGCCGCGGCCGCCGGCGTCTTCGTGGCCGCCGCAGCCGGCAACACCGGCCCCACCGCCTCCACCCTCGACCACGCCTCGCCGTGGTACACGACCGTCGGCGCCTCGTCGATCCCGAACCACACGGCGACCGCCACCCTGGGCGACGGCCGGGCCTTCGCCGGCGGATCGATCACCGTCCACGGCGACGTCACGGGTCCCCTCGTGAACGGCGCGGACGTCACCCTCGCCGCGACCACGACCTCCGAGAGCTGCGCGACGGGCACCCTCGACCCGGCGAAGGTCGCCGGGACGATCGTCGCCTGCACCGCAGGGCTGAGCACCCGCGTCTCCAAGTCGCTCGAGGTCCACCGCGCGGGGGGCATCGGAATGCTGCTGCTGAATCCGGTCCCGAACGGGATGCACCTCGACCCCCACTCGGTCCCGAGCATCCAGATCGACTCGGGGGCGTACGCCGCGATCACGGCGTACGCGGGCACCGCCGGTGCGACGGTCACGCTGAGTGCGGGCGATGCGACTGGGACGAGCATCCCGGCGCCGCAGGTGGGCGGCTTCTCGGCGCGCGGACCCGCCGAGGCCGACGGCGCGGACGTGCTGAAGCCCGACGTCGTGGCGCCCGGCGTCGGGATTCTCGCCGCCAGCCTGAACGCCGAGGGCGACCGACCCGCGTTCGCGTTCCAGTCGGGCACCTCGATGGCGTCGCCGCACGTCGCGGGTCTCGCGGCGCTCCTCCTCGGCGTGACTCCGCGGGCGTCGCCGTCGGCGGTCAAGTCGGCCCTGATGACGACGGCGTCCGACACCGTCGATCAGGCGGGAGCCCCCTCGCAGGACGTCTTCGCTCAGGGCGCGGGCCAGGTCGACCCGGCCGGGTTCCTCGATCCTGGACTGCTCTACGAGACGGGGCCGAGAGACTGGGCCGCCTTCCTCCGGGGCTCCGGCCACGATCTCGAAGTCCTCGGGTCGAATTCGATCGACCCCTCCGACCTGAACCAGCCGTCGATCGCGATCGGCGCCCTGGACGGCACCCAGACGGTCACCCGCACGGTGACCTCCACCGGGCCCGGCAGCTACACCGCCGCCCTCGACGTCCCCGGGGTCGACACCGTCGTCTCGCCGTCGACGCTCTCCTTCACCGCGGCGGGCCAGACGGCCGAGTACACCGTGAGCTTCTCGAGGACCGACGCCGCGTTCACCCGCTTCGCGACCGGCTACCTCATCTGGACGAGCGACGCCCAGGTGGTTCGGACCCCCGTGGCCGTCCGCCCCGTCCTGCTCGAAGCGCAGGACGAGGCGTCGGGCACCGGCTCGGCCGGGTCGGTGAGCGTCGCGGTCCGGCCCGGCTTCACCGGAGCACTTCCGCTGACGCCGCACGGCCTGACCGAAGGGGTTCTGGCCAAGGACCCGAGCTCGGCCGACGGCCACTCCGGCACCCTGGCCGCGGGGAAGCGCTTCGCGACGACGATCGAGATACCGCCCGGCACCGAGTTCGCGCGCTTCGACCTCGACGGGCTCGATGACGAGGCCGACATCGACCTGACCGTCTCGCGCCTCGTCGGCGGCAGGCCCATGCTGGCAGCGTTCTCCATCTCGCCGTCGGCCGATGAGCGTGTCGACCTCGTCGCACCGCAGCCGGGCAGCTACCGGGTGGTCCTCGACGCGTTCGACAGCGGCGCGGACCCGGTCGCCACCTACGACCTCCGGAGCTTCGTGATCCCGAAGGACGGCGGTGCGGGCTCGCTCAGCACCACCCCGACGGTCATCGCCGCCGAGGTCGGGCAGCCCACCCACTACGCCGTCTCCTGGACCGGCCTGACAGGCCCGGCGAAGTACCTCGGCCGGATCGGCTACGCCGACTCGGAGTTCGCGACGCTCCTCAGCGTGGACGTGCCCGCGGCTGCGGCCCCGGATCCGGCGGGGACGGCGACACCGAGTCCGACGGAGGGGCCGACGTCGCCTCCGACGGCTGAGCCGTCACCGGTTCCGACGGGCGGGCCGACGGCTGAGCCGACGTCGCCTCCGACGGGGGAGCCGTCGCCGGTTCCGACGGACGGGCCAACATCGCTTCCGACGGCCGCGCCGTCGCCGGTGCCGACGGGCGAGCCGACATCGCTTCCGACGCCCGAACCGTCGCCGGTTCCGACGGGCGGGCCGACATCGCTTCCGACAGCTGAGCCTGCGCCGGATCCGACCGCCGAGCCGTCGCCGGTTCCGACGGCTGAGCCGACGTCCCTTCCGACGGTCGAGCCGACGTCGCTTCCGACAGCTGAGCCGACGTCGCCTCCGGCAGTCGAGCCGACGTCGCCTCCGGCTCCCGGGCCGACGCCCGCCCCGACGGCAGGGGCCTCCGTGGCACCGGTCGCTGCGCCGACGGCGGGCCCGACCGACGCGCCGAGCGCCGGGCCGATCGCACTGTCCGACGCGTCACCGCCCTCCGCCGGCGGATCGGGAGCGCCCGCGCGCGATCCAGGCGGCCTTCCGTCCACCGGCTGGAGTGGCGGACTGCTCGGTCTCGGAGCGTCGGTGCTGATCGCGGTGGGAGCGGTCCTCACGGGCCTGCGCCGTCGCGCAATCGCGCAGCGTCGAGCGGCCTCGGCCGAGTAG
- a CDS encoding ABC transporter ATP-binding protein, which translates to MSTLGSTEERDDLSRAESAALRRRSLALLGSLLRPLRLRLVLTAIVVVVSTAAQVAGPALIALGIDNGLPAILDGDATPLVLTVAAYVLTGVIGAVLVAWYTVLSARVSQAILIDLRKRVFLHTQKLSLEFHENYTSGRIISRQTSDLDSIRELLDSGINQLVQGALYMGFVAIALVSLDGVSGLVLACALVPLAILTRWFQKRSQALFRGTRVASSRLIVQFVETMTGIRAVQTFRTQERNESAFGVVVERYRLAYKKVFGVFGTFDPGLVLIGNVTTAAVLFFGGMRVLDGGLEIGALLGVLLYTRRFFAPVQEMAMFYNSYQSAAAALEKISGVLAEEQSVPDPAHPVDLREARGALGFEGVRFAYTTDREVLPRFDLRIPAGQTIALVGSTGAGKSTLAKLISRFYDPTDGVVTLDGVDLRQLHPKDLRRAIVMVTQEAYLFSGSVADNIAIGRPTASYDEIVDAAKAVGAHAFIQALPDGYDTDVNKRGGRVSAGQRQLISFARAFLADPAVLILDEATSSLDIPSERLVQLGLQTLLADRTAVIIAHRLSTVAIADRVLVMEHGRIVEDGTPEALIAGDGRFATLHAAWRDSLV; encoded by the coding sequence ATGAGCACGCTCGGATCGACCGAGGAGCGCGACGACCTCAGCCGCGCGGAGTCCGCGGCCCTGCGCCGGCGCTCCCTCGCCCTGCTGGGGTCGCTGCTGCGCCCTTTGCGGCTGCGCCTCGTCCTCACGGCGATCGTGGTGGTCGTCTCGACCGCCGCGCAGGTCGCGGGCCCGGCGCTGATCGCGCTCGGCATCGACAACGGGCTGCCGGCGATCCTCGACGGCGACGCCACTCCGCTCGTCCTCACCGTCGCGGCCTACGTGCTGACCGGTGTGATCGGCGCGGTGCTGGTCGCCTGGTACACCGTGCTGTCCGCGCGGGTGAGCCAGGCGATCCTGATCGACCTGCGCAAGCGCGTCTTCCTGCACACCCAGAAGCTGAGCCTCGAGTTCCACGAGAACTACACCTCGGGCCGCATCATCTCCCGCCAGACGAGCGACCTCGACTCGATCCGCGAGCTGCTCGACTCCGGCATCAACCAGCTGGTGCAGGGCGCGCTCTACATGGGCTTCGTCGCGATCGCGCTCGTCTCGCTCGACGGCGTCAGCGGACTCGTGCTCGCCTGCGCGCTGGTGCCGCTCGCGATCCTCACCCGCTGGTTCCAGAAGCGGTCGCAGGCACTCTTCCGCGGCACCCGCGTCGCCTCGTCCCGCCTGATCGTGCAGTTCGTCGAGACGATGACGGGCATCCGCGCCGTGCAGACCTTCCGCACGCAGGAGCGCAACGAGTCGGCGTTCGGCGTCGTGGTCGAGCGCTACCGGCTCGCCTACAAGAAGGTCTTCGGCGTCTTCGGCACGTTCGACCCCGGTCTGGTGCTGATCGGCAACGTCACGACGGCGGCCGTGCTCTTCTTCGGCGGGATGCGCGTGCTCGACGGCGGTCTCGAGATCGGCGCGCTGCTCGGCGTGCTGCTCTACACCCGGCGCTTCTTCGCGCCGGTGCAGGAGATGGCGATGTTCTACAACTCCTACCAGTCCGCCGCGGCGGCGCTCGAGAAGATCTCGGGCGTGCTGGCGGAGGAGCAGAGCGTGCCGGATCCGGCGCACCCGGTCGATCTGCGCGAGGCGCGCGGGGCGCTCGGCTTCGAGGGCGTCCGGTTCGCCTACACGACCGACCGCGAGGTGCTGCCGCGCTTCGACCTGCGCATCCCGGCCGGTCAGACCATCGCCCTCGTCGGCTCGACGGGTGCCGGCAAGTCGACGCTCGCGAAGCTCATCTCGCGCTTCTACGACCCGACCGACGGAGTGGTCACGCTCGACGGCGTGGATCTGCGGCAGCTGCACCCGAAGGACCTGCGCCGCGCGATCGTGATGGTGACCCAGGAGGCCTACCTCTTCTCCGGCTCCGTCGCCGACAACATCGCGATCGGCCGGCCGACGGCGTCGTACGACGAGATCGTCGACGCGGCGAAGGCGGTCGGCGCGCACGCCTTCATCCAGGCGCTGCCGGACGGCTACGACACCGACGTGAACAAGCGCGGCGGGCGGGTCTCGGCCGGCCAGCGCCAGCTGATCTCGTTCGCCCGCGCCTTCCTCGCCGACCCGGCGGTGCTGATCCTGGACGAGGCGACGTCGTCGCTCGACATCCCGAGCGAGCGGCTGGTGCAGCTCGGGCTGCAGACGCTGCTCGCCGACCGGACCGCGGTGATCATCGCGCACCGCCTGTCGACGGTGGCGATCGCCGACCGGGTGCTGGTGATGGAGCACGGCCGGATCGTGGAGGACGGGACTCCGGAGGCGCTCATCGCGGGCGACGGCCGCTTCGCGACCCTGCACGCGGCCTGGCGCGACTCCCTGGTCTGA
- a CDS encoding ABC transporter ATP-binding protein: MLAHSTPSAAPKRPNTLRTLLRLVPFVGDSLPRLTGGIAVALVASLVSLAIPIVLQQLVDGPLGDGATAAGSGDLGPLIGPVVVVLLLGVLEAVAIALRRRMVLTPSTRIEARMRAALYRQLQDLPVSFHDRWQSGQLLSRAMSDLSLIRRWIAFGFVLLVVNTLTIVVGFGVLVYWNPILGALFVACSIPVWIYGFAFEKRYSSIARRSQDQAGDLATTVEQSVHGIRVLKAFGRHQHALAGFADQAEKLRGTEVEKAKAIAGIWVVLLLIPDIAFALCLLAGVWLAADGQLSVGELFAFFATATVLRWPVESIGFLLSMTFDARTAVDRYFEVMDSRNTITDPESPETIARPLGRVRFRDVHFRYQDAPERFPDLLDGVDLEVEPGETMALVGLTGSGKTTLTALLPRLYDVTGGAIEIDGVDVRRLRRDELRSHVGMAFEDATLFSTSVRENVLLGRPDASEEELLEALEIAQADFVHSLPNGLDTTVGEEGMSLSGGQRQRLALARAIAARPAVLVLDDPLSALDVDTEARVEKGLRRVLGDTTALIVAHRPSTVALADRVALLEEGRVTAVGTHTELLASSPHYRFVISSLEEDELARPRGTERVGSRPRTGTDIDIDTTDLETRS; the protein is encoded by the coding sequence GTGCTCGCACACTCCACTCCGTCCGCCGCGCCGAAGCGCCCGAACACCCTCCGGACGCTGCTGCGCCTCGTCCCGTTCGTCGGCGACTCGCTCCCGCGCCTGACCGGCGGCATCGCCGTCGCGCTCGTCGCGAGCCTCGTCTCGCTCGCGATCCCGATCGTGCTGCAGCAGCTGGTCGACGGTCCGCTCGGCGACGGCGCGACCGCCGCCGGCTCGGGCGACCTCGGCCCGCTGATCGGCCCGGTCGTCGTCGTGCTGCTGCTCGGTGTGCTCGAGGCGGTCGCCATCGCGCTGCGCCGCAGGATGGTGCTCACGCCGAGCACGCGGATCGAGGCGCGGATGCGTGCCGCGCTCTACCGCCAGCTGCAGGATCTGCCGGTCTCGTTCCACGACCGCTGGCAGAGCGGTCAGCTGCTCTCGCGCGCGATGAGCGACCTCAGCCTGATCCGCCGCTGGATCGCCTTCGGCTTCGTGCTGCTGGTGGTCAACACGCTGACGATCGTCGTCGGCTTCGGCGTGCTCGTCTACTGGAACCCGATCCTCGGCGCGCTGTTCGTGGCCTGCTCGATCCCGGTCTGGATCTACGGCTTCGCCTTCGAGAAGCGCTACTCCAGCATCGCCCGCCGCAGCCAGGACCAGGCCGGCGACCTCGCCACCACGGTCGAGCAGTCGGTCCACGGCATCCGGGTGCTCAAGGCCTTCGGGCGGCACCAGCACGCGCTCGCCGGGTTCGCCGACCAGGCCGAGAAGCTGCGCGGCACGGAGGTGGAGAAGGCGAAGGCCATCGCCGGCATCTGGGTTGTCCTCCTGCTGATCCCGGACATCGCCTTCGCGCTCTGCCTGCTCGCCGGTGTCTGGCTGGCCGCCGACGGGCAGCTCAGCGTGGGCGAGCTCTTCGCCTTCTTCGCCACCGCGACGGTGCTGCGCTGGCCCGTGGAGTCGATCGGCTTCCTGCTCTCGATGACCTTCGACGCGCGCACGGCCGTCGACCGCTACTTCGAGGTGATGGACAGCCGCAACACGATCACCGACCCGGAGTCGCCCGAGACGATCGCCCGCCCGCTCGGCCGGGTGCGCTTCCGCGACGTGCACTTCCGCTACCAGGACGCTCCCGAGCGCTTCCCGGACCTCCTCGACGGCGTCGACCTCGAGGTCGAGCCCGGCGAGACGATGGCGCTCGTCGGCCTCACCGGCTCGGGCAAGACCACCCTCACCGCGCTGCTGCCGCGCCTCTACGACGTGACCGGGGGAGCGATCGAGATCGACGGCGTCGACGTGCGCCGCCTGCGCCGCGACGAGCTGCGCTCCCACGTGGGCATGGCCTTCGAGGACGCGACGCTGTTCTCGACCTCGGTGCGCGAGAACGTGCTGCTCGGCCGGCCCGACGCCTCGGAGGAGGAGCTGCTCGAGGCGCTCGAGATCGCGCAGGCCGACTTCGTGCACTCGCTCCCGAACGGGCTCGACACCACCGTCGGCGAGGAGGGCATGAGCCTCTCCGGCGGCCAGCGGCAGCGGCTCGCACTCGCCCGCGCCATCGCCGCCCGCCCGGCCGTCCTCGTCCTGGACGACCCGCTGTCGGCGCTCGACGTCGACACGGAGGCGCGGGTCGAGAAGGGCCTGCGCCGCGTCCTCGGCGACACCACGGCGCTGATCGTCGCCCACCGCCCGTCGACCGTCGCCCTCGCCGACCGCGTCGCCCTCCTCGAGGAGGGGCGGGTCACCGCCGTCGGCACCCACACGGAGCTGCTCGCGAGCAGCCCGCACTACCGCTTCGTCATCTCGAGCCTCGAGGAGGACGAGCTCGCCCGCCCGCGCGGCACCGAGCGCGTCGGCTCCCGCCCGAGGACCGGCACGGACATCGACATCGACACCACCGACCTGGAGACCAGATCATGA
- a CDS encoding GNAT family N-acetyltransferase, which produces MSDLRLEELSAANISAVNGLSLKPGQEQFVAPESYSAASAVIDPGAAWQRAILDGDELVGFIHAHFDPEAPEEFRSCIWRINIDAAKQGRGVGTFAVRAAADEARARGFDTLTVIWESGADGPEQFFRWIGFEVTGETPYGENIGALKL; this is translated from the coding sequence ATGAGTGACCTCCGCCTGGAAGAGCTGTCGGCCGCGAACATCTCCGCCGTGAACGGCCTGAGCCTCAAACCGGGCCAGGAGCAGTTCGTCGCTCCCGAGTCGTACTCCGCGGCGTCCGCCGTGATCGACCCCGGCGCGGCCTGGCAGCGGGCGATCCTCGACGGCGACGAGCTCGTCGGCTTCATCCACGCGCACTTCGATCCCGAGGCGCCCGAGGAGTTCCGCAGCTGCATCTGGCGGATCAACATCGACGCGGCGAAGCAGGGCCGCGGAGTCGGCACCTTCGCCGTCCGCGCCGCCGCCGACGAGGCGCGCGCGCGCGGCTTCGACACCCTCACCGTGATCTGGGAGTCCGGCGCGGACGGCCCCGAGCAGTTCTTCCGCTGGATCGGCTTCGAGGTCACCGGCGAGACCCCGTACGGCGAGAACATCGGGGCGCTGAAGCTCTGA